In Sphingobacteriales bacterium, the sequence CTTTTAAAAAGAATAATTGAACAATTTTTTTTTCAGTGTAAAGATACAAAAAAAATTTGTGAAGAAGTTTTGAGAAGAAAAATCAATTGAATTCTTCTATTATTTCCATACCGGCTTTTATGGCATCTTCATTCATCTGAATCAGATGATGGTATCTTTCAGGTAATGATTTTTTAAGCCCTCTGACAACATTGTCAAGTGTAACGACAGGCTTAATTTTCAAATAGGCGCCTAAAACAACCATGTTGAAAATTTTAGTATTACCCATTTCAGTGGCTTTTTCTGTGGCCTTTACCTGATAAATTTTAATGTCTTTTCTCTCAGGATGTCGTGTGATTCCGTTCGGGTCGTACAACAGGCAACCGCCTGGTTTAACAGTTTTCTCAAACTTATCCATTGACTGTTGATTGAGAATAATGGCTGTATCAAAGTTACTGATGATTGGAGAGCTGACAGGCTCGTCACTCAGGATAACCGTAACGTTTGCAGTACCACCACGCATTTCCGGCCCATAAGAAGG encodes:
- a CDS encoding 2-oxoglutarate ferredoxin oxidoreductase subunit gamma — its product is PSYGPEMRGGTANVTVILSDEPVSSPIISNFDTAIILNQQSMDKFEKTVKPGGCLLYDPNGITRHPERKDIKIYQVKATEKATEMGNTKIFNMVVLGAYLKIKPVVTLDNVVRGLKKSLPERYHHLIQMNEDAIKAGMEIIEEFN